The Coffea arabica cultivar ET-39 chromosome 8e, Coffea Arabica ET-39 HiFi, whole genome shotgun sequence genome window below encodes:
- the LOC113702833 gene encoding uncharacterized protein, with product MALVSKPKRPMISLQSSLSTTLCFIVVFTIPALLLLHTPSSSVCKNSFTQIKSWSGDLRTAEFAWNRLKFNHENPPSETLKIAVFSRKWPTSATPGGMERHAHTLHTALARRGHQVHVFTSPPDQDDNVPRESQSFSPVIHWHEGEPGRWRYNKALEQYEAENNRREFDVIHTESVALPFHVARRVPNLVVSWHGIALESVQSSIYQDLARLPNEPISPAFNSSLHGVIPKVLNEIRFFRNYAHHVAISDSCGEMLRDVYQIPSRRVHVIVNGVNEKDFQEDLRLGNQFRAKIGVPQNASLVLGVAGRLVKDKGHPLLYEAFSKLKEKNSDVYLIVAGSGPWLQRYRDLGPQVIALGSMNPSELHAFYSSIDIFVNPTLRPQGLDLTLMEAMMSGKPVMASRFPGIKGTILVNDEFGFMFSPNVESLLEALELVVAEGSKRLSQRGKSCRDYASSMFTAQKMALAYERLFLCIKNETFCNYI from the coding sequence ATGGCCTTAGTTAGCAAGCCGAAAAGACCTATGATCTCCCTCCAATCTAGCCTCTCCACAACCCTTTGTTTTATTGTAGTTTTCACAATCCCAGCTCTTCTTCTCCTTCACACCCCTTCAAGTTCAGTATGCAAAAATTCATTTACTCAAATCAAGTCATGGTCAGGTGATCTTCGCACTGCTGAATTTGCTTGGAATCGTCTAAAGTTCAACCATGAAAATCCCCCATCAGAAACTCTTAAAATCGCCGTCTTCTCAAGAAAATGGCCAACTAGTGCTACCCCTGGTGGCATGGAGCGCCATGCGCACACCTTACATACTGCTTTAGCTCGCCGTGGACATCAGGTTCATGTCTTCACTTCTCCACCTGATCAAGATGATAATGTTCCACGAGAAAGTCAATCTTTTTCACCTGTAATTCATTGGCACGAGGGTGAACCGGGAAGATGGCGGTATAATAAAGCTTTGGAGCAATATGAAGCAGAAAACAATCGccgagaatttgatgtaattcaTACAGAAAGTGTAGCACTTCCGTTCCATGTAGCACGTCGTGTTCCAAACCTAGTCGTATCATGGCACGGTATAGCCCTCGAGAGCGTGCAGTCTAGTATATATCAAGATTTGGCACGGCTGCCTAACGAGCCGATTTCTCCTGCTTTTAATAGTAGTCTACATGGGGTGATCCCCAAAGTTCTGAATGAGATTAGATTCTTCAGAAACTATGCTCACCATGTTGCTATAAGCGACAGCTGTGGAGAGATGCTAAGGGATGTGTACCAAATTCCAAGTAGACGAGTTCATGTTATTGTCAATGGCGTAAATGAgaaagattttcaagaagattTGAGATTAGGCAATCAATTCAGAGCCAAAATTGGTGTGCCTCAAAATGCAAGCTTAGTACTTGGTGTTGCTGGAAGGCTAGTGAAGGATAAAGGTCATCCATTGCTATATGAAGCCTTCTCAAAACTCAAGGAGAAAAACAGTGATGTTTACTTGATAGTTGCAGGCTCTGGACCATGGTTACAAAGATATAGAGATTTAGGGCCTCAAGTGATTGCTTTAGGCTCAATGAATCCATCAGAATTACACGCTTTTTATAGCTCTATTGACATTTTTGTTAATCCAACGCTTAGACCACAGGGGCTTGATCTCACACTCATGGAAGCTATGATGAGTGGAAAGCCTGTGATGGCTTCAAGATTCCCTGGCATTAAGGGTACAATTCTTGTAAATGATGAATTTGGATTCATGTTTTCGCCGAATGTAGAATCCTTGTTAGAGGCTTTGGAGTTGGTGGTGGCAGAAGGATCAAAGAGACTGTCACAGAGAGGAAAGTCATGTAGAGACTATGCATCTTCAATGTTTACTGCACAGAAAATGGCATTAGCATATGAGAGATTGTTCCTTTGCATCAAGAATGAAACGTTTTGTAACTACATTTAG